One part of the Desulfomonile tiedjei genome encodes these proteins:
- a CDS encoding 4Fe-4S binding protein: MESRRSFLMKWIMCLIAFATTYNVQAGDRESQLKGGRKINKALVLWYSQTGHTKIHGRLIAHVWEKLGLNVVASEVREFDKRSINDFDLILIGTPVFYYDIPGYVSDWIKSLPSLDGIPVASFVTYGGPEGDQHNAACTTLELLAEKGGVPVGMRTFMNMGTMPTVWSDEHVPENLWNNRHLPNEQTYSDVRSYASFLVEQVKQGNHIRVHKQLTLRRMVTFLGPIWWTKLTVSKHTIDKDKCTKCGTCQSKCPVRAIDPVSGHVDKERCVLCFGCLNNCPAQAIVMEYGGRKLFGFWELLRRKGITIKEPEELRHANAKSSGRENGILRPGKKCSPHGQG, from the coding sequence ATGGAAAGCAGACGTTCATTCCTCATGAAATGGATCATGTGTCTAATCGCCTTTGCCACTACATACAATGTTCAAGCCGGCGACAGGGAATCGCAGCTCAAAGGCGGCCGAAAGATAAATAAAGCCCTTGTGCTTTGGTACAGCCAAACAGGCCACACGAAAATACATGGCAGGCTCATAGCTCATGTTTGGGAGAAGCTCGGGTTGAATGTTGTTGCTTCCGAAGTGAGAGAATTTGATAAAAGATCTATAAACGACTTTGATCTCATTTTGATAGGTACTCCGGTCTTTTACTATGACATTCCGGGCTATGTAAGTGATTGGATAAAGTCCTTGCCTTCCCTGGACGGAATTCCGGTTGCTTCTTTTGTTACTTACGGCGGTCCCGAAGGCGATCAGCATAATGCTGCCTGCACAACACTTGAGCTGCTTGCCGAGAAGGGTGGAGTCCCTGTGGGCATGCGAACCTTTATGAATATGGGGACTATGCCTACCGTGTGGTCGGATGAACATGTTCCGGAGAATCTTTGGAACAACAGACACCTCCCGAATGAACAAACATATTCCGATGTACGAAGTTATGCCTCCTTCCTGGTTGAGCAAGTGAAGCAGGGCAATCATATTAGAGTCCACAAACAACTAACCCTCAGAAGAATGGTGACCTTTCTTGGCCCTATCTGGTGGACCAAACTCACCGTCAGCAAGCACACTATTGACAAGGACAAATGTACCAAATGTGGAACATGCCAGTCAAAATGCCCTGTGCGTGCTATTGATCCTGTGTCGGGACATGTGGACAAAGAGCGTTGTGTTCTTTGTTTCGGGTGCCTCAACAATTGCCCGGCCCAGGCAATCGTCATGGAATATGGAGGTAGAAAGCTCTTTGGCTTCTGGGAGTTGCTTAGACGAAAAGGCATCACCATCAAGGAACCGGAAGAACTGCGGCATGCTAACGCGAAAAGCAGCGGTCGAGAAAACGGGATCCTCAGACCTGGAAAGAAATGTAGCCCTCATGGCCAAGGATAA
- the fdhF gene encoding formate dehydrogenase subunit alpha, producing MDYRFVTTTCPYCGCGCQMLLEVLNGRLIGTMPLKTAPMNQGKLCIKGWNAHEFVHSPERLTTPLIRRNGRLEEASWEEALDFTVSRLKEIRAQHGGDSVGFFASARCTNEDNYLLQKLCRAGFGTNNIDHCARLUHAPTVAGLAAAFGSGAMTNSIPEIADTNCLLVVGSNTTEAHPLISHWMFRAKLKGAKLIVVDPRRIQLSLHADMHVRINFGTDVAFINGMMHAILANNWHDRAFVDERTEGFAELSEHLNQFSPEEASKICGVPPEDIVRVAEMYATAERSSICYTLGITEHSHGVDNVKSLANLSMLTGQIGRPSTGVNPMRGQNNVQGACDMGGLPNVYPGYQVVTDDSVRGKFEQAWQAKLSNKVGYTIPDMMDKLMDGSLKCLYILGENSVLSDPNTHHVVHALKSAEFLIVQDIFLTETAQLAHVVFPGACWAEKDGTFTNTERKVQRVRKAVEKPSGTIPDWKIIAELGTRLGLSMNYECPSEIFEEMAGLSPMFAGLSHQRLEAGGIQWPCPSPDHPGTLFLHKGKFTRGRGLFHVIDYRPPEELPDAEYPYLLTTGRRYAHYHTRTMTGRCATLHKEFPEPHAQIHRLDAERLGLNDGDLAKVVSRRGEVVTPVRPGDIVPQGAIFMDFHFAKANPNELLGTSLDPVSKTPDYKVCAVRIERVEGNSHATEAE from the coding sequence ATGGATTATCGGTTTGTCACAACCACCTGTCCGTATTGCGGTTGCGGTTGCCAGATGCTTCTCGAAGTCTTGAACGGCCGCTTGATCGGAACCATGCCCCTAAAAACCGCTCCCATGAACCAGGGTAAGCTCTGCATCAAAGGATGGAATGCCCACGAATTCGTCCACAGTCCTGAACGGCTGACCACTCCGTTGATTCGAAGGAATGGGAGACTGGAAGAGGCTTCCTGGGAAGAGGCTCTTGACTTCACGGTCTCTCGCCTGAAGGAGATCAGAGCCCAACATGGTGGCGACAGCGTGGGCTTCTTTGCCTCGGCCCGCTGTACCAATGAAGACAACTACCTGTTGCAGAAACTTTGCAGGGCCGGATTCGGGACCAACAACATCGATCACTGCGCCCGTCTCTGACACGCTCCCACAGTGGCAGGTCTTGCCGCTGCATTCGGAAGTGGGGCCATGACGAACTCGATCCCTGAGATCGCGGACACGAACTGCCTGTTGGTGGTGGGCTCCAACACTACCGAGGCCCATCCGTTGATATCCCACTGGATGTTTCGAGCTAAGCTCAAAGGCGCGAAACTGATTGTCGTGGACCCGCGCCGGATTCAGTTGTCCTTGCATGCGGACATGCACGTTCGGATCAACTTCGGCACGGACGTGGCCTTCATTAACGGGATGATGCACGCCATCCTGGCCAACAACTGGCATGACCGTGCGTTCGTTGACGAGAGGACGGAAGGCTTTGCCGAACTTTCAGAGCACTTGAACCAATTCTCGCCGGAGGAGGCCTCTAAGATCTGCGGAGTCCCTCCCGAAGACATCGTGCGCGTGGCCGAAATGTATGCCACCGCCGAGCGCTCCTCTATTTGCTACACCCTCGGCATAACGGAACACTCGCATGGGGTGGATAACGTCAAATCCCTGGCTAACCTGTCCATGTTAACCGGCCAGATCGGGAGACCCTCCACAGGCGTGAATCCCATGCGAGGCCAAAACAACGTCCAGGGTGCATGCGACATGGGTGGACTGCCCAATGTGTACCCCGGGTACCAGGTCGTGACAGACGATTCGGTTAGGGGGAAGTTTGAACAGGCATGGCAGGCGAAGCTCTCCAATAAAGTCGGTTACACGATTCCCGACATGATGGACAAGCTCATGGATGGGTCGCTGAAGTGCCTTTATATCCTGGGAGAGAATTCGGTCTTGAGCGATCCTAATACCCACCATGTGGTTCATGCGCTCAAATCCGCGGAATTCCTCATAGTGCAGGACATCTTCCTCACCGAGACGGCTCAATTGGCCCACGTCGTGTTTCCCGGAGCCTGCTGGGCCGAGAAAGACGGCACGTTCACCAACACCGAGAGAAAAGTTCAGCGGGTCCGGAAGGCAGTGGAAAAACCTTCAGGGACCATTCCCGATTGGAAAATCATCGCCGAGTTGGGAACGCGGCTGGGCCTGTCCATGAACTATGAATGCCCCTCGGAAATCTTTGAAGAAATGGCCGGCCTCTCTCCCATGTTCGCAGGACTCAGCCATCAGCGCCTCGAAGCAGGCGGTATCCAGTGGCCGTGCCCATCTCCTGACCATCCAGGGACCCTGTTTCTGCACAAGGGAAAGTTTACTCGGGGTCGAGGACTGTTTCACGTGATCGATTACCGCCCCCCGGAGGAACTCCCCGACGCTGAATACCCGTATCTCCTGACAACCGGACGCAGGTACGCCCATTACCACACCCGAACCATGACAGGCAGGTGCGCAACACTCCACAAAGAGTTTCCCGAGCCTCATGCTCAGATCCACCGTCTCGATGCAGAGCGGCTTGGCTTGAACGACGGGGACCTGGCCAAGGTGGTTTCACGCAGAGGCGAGGTAGTTACACCGGTACGACCCGGCGACATCGTCCCGCAAGGCGCCATTTTCATGGATTTCCACTTTGCCAAAGCCAATCCTAACGAACTGCTGGGAACTTCGTTGGACCCCGTTTCCAAGACCCCTGACTACAAGGTGTGCGCTGTGAGGATCGAAAGGGTTGAAGGAAACAGCCACGCCACTGAGGCCGAGTGA
- a CDS encoding succinate dehydrogenase/fumarate reductase iron-sulfur subunit, which translates to MEVTLEISRFDPNKDATPHSQTFKVNVEETNTVLDALLLAWQQDPSLSFRRSCRSSICGSCACRINGTPRLACQTLIRKATEDGSRIVLEPLPHFTQLKDLVVNLEPFFESLKATVPWLIVQEGYEGHMDPEVVRKLEGPATCILCGICEAPMDVTGKNDAAAWVKTMRLALDSRDALGKHRMQLLRVPREVLKLFIMGLPDRCPKGIKIWEEVIA; encoded by the coding sequence ATGGAAGTCACCCTTGAGATAAGTCGATTCGATCCCAACAAGGATGCCACTCCCCATTCTCAAACCTTCAAAGTGAATGTGGAAGAAACCAATACGGTGCTGGACGCTTTGCTTCTGGCCTGGCAGCAGGACCCGAGCCTCTCCTTTCGACGATCGTGCCGTAGCTCCATTTGCGGCTCATGCGCTTGCCGGATCAACGGAACACCCCGTCTGGCCTGCCAGACGCTGATCCGGAAGGCCACGGAGGATGGCAGCCGAATCGTGCTGGAACCGCTCCCTCATTTCACACAACTCAAGGACCTCGTCGTGAATCTGGAGCCTTTTTTCGAATCCCTCAAGGCCACGGTTCCCTGGCTCATCGTGCAGGAAGGCTATGAGGGCCATATGGACCCGGAGGTTGTCCGAAAGCTGGAGGGGCCTGCCACCTGCATCCTTTGCGGGATTTGTGAAGCCCCCATGGACGTGACGGGAAAGAACGATGCAGCCGCGTGGGTAAAGACAATGCGTCTGGCCCTGGACTCCCGCGACGCTTTGGGAAAACACCGCATGCAGTTGCTCCGGGTACCCCGGGAGGTCCTGAAGCTATTCATTATGGGTTTACCGGACCGATGTCCCAAAGGGATAAAGATCTGGGAAGAGGTCATTGCTTGA
- a CDS encoding CoA ester lyase: MKGPLRSFLFVPATNPRRVEKAFSSNADAVILDLEDAVAVSEKMKARSLVVDVLSRMRRDGTYVRVNGVNTPWIVGDLMAVVGGRPAGIMLPKAECPEEVKRVDWLIGQLESEYGLPPRNIELLALVETARGVAKACEVASASSRTRRLAFGAVDFTLDMGLRPSGKGTELFFARSQLAIASRAAGIEGPIDTVYVNLKDDAGLMEDCRVARELGFLGKLAIHPAQIATINEVFSPAQSEVDYALKVVHAFDEAESQGIAAVQLDGKFIDYPVAEWARRTLDVANCLGLLAEPAQCKPQTGK, from the coding sequence ATGAAAGGGCCTTTGCGAAGCTTTCTTTTTGTCCCGGCAACGAATCCCCGCAGGGTGGAAAAAGCCTTTTCGAGCAATGCTGATGCAGTGATCCTGGATCTTGAAGACGCTGTGGCCGTGTCCGAGAAAATGAAGGCCAGAAGTCTTGTTGTGGACGTGTTAAGCCGCATGCGCCGCGATGGCACCTATGTGCGCGTGAATGGTGTGAACACCCCATGGATCGTGGGGGACCTGATGGCCGTGGTGGGTGGGCGGCCTGCGGGAATAATGCTTCCCAAAGCCGAGTGCCCCGAAGAGGTGAAACGGGTGGATTGGCTGATCGGCCAACTTGAAAGTGAGTATGGGCTACCGCCCCGCAACATCGAGCTTCTTGCTCTGGTCGAAACCGCCCGCGGGGTCGCGAAGGCCTGCGAAGTAGCGTCCGCTAGCTCAAGAACAAGGCGGCTTGCATTTGGCGCCGTGGATTTCACTCTCGATATGGGCCTTCGGCCTTCGGGAAAAGGCACCGAACTCTTTTTCGCCAGGTCCCAGCTTGCGATAGCCAGTCGTGCGGCCGGCATCGAGGGCCCTATAGACACCGTGTACGTGAATCTGAAAGACGATGCCGGGCTGATGGAGGATTGTAGGGTTGCCCGCGAACTTGGTTTTTTGGGCAAACTCGCGATCCATCCGGCTCAGATCGCGACGATAAACGAGGTCTTTTCCCCGGCCCAAAGCGAGGTAGATTACGCTCTGAAGGTGGTGCACGCCTTTGATGAGGCGGAGTCCCAAGGAATTGCAGCCGTTCAATTGGACGGCAAGTTCATTGATTATCCTGTGGCTGAATGGGCGAGGCGAACCCTCGACGTGGCGAATTGTTTGGGATTATTGGCAGAACCTGCGCAATGCAAACCACAGACGGGTAAATGA
- a CDS encoding enoyl-CoA hydratase/isomerase family protein, giving the protein MSIVDLKKEGDVFILTMQSGENRFNRTFIDAMNEALDTVEKSEGPAALVTTGGEDKFYSNGLDLAWLSGDGQTEAPEFIKRVLKFLGRVMAFPVPTVAAINGHVFAAGAMLALAHDFRVMRADRGFFCLPEVDINIPFVPGMTALIKSRLTPNTFRYSLLTGARIGGVAAKEMGIVDEAVPADDVLPRAIAAIAPLANKDRHTYAAIKRGMYADTLAILEEGVLPEQSTIAL; this is encoded by the coding sequence ATGAGCATAGTCGATCTCAAGAAAGAGGGCGATGTCTTCATTCTTACCATGCAAAGCGGAGAAAATCGGTTTAACCGAACCTTTATCGACGCCATGAACGAGGCCCTGGACACAGTGGAAAAATCGGAAGGCCCGGCAGCGCTCGTGACCACCGGTGGCGAAGACAAGTTCTACTCTAATGGACTGGACTTGGCATGGCTCAGCGGCGACGGTCAGACAGAGGCCCCCGAATTCATCAAGCGCGTCCTGAAATTCCTTGGACGAGTTATGGCATTTCCGGTGCCCACTGTGGCCGCGATTAACGGGCACGTTTTCGCAGCCGGAGCCATGCTGGCCCTGGCCCATGATTTCCGGGTCATGCGGGCCGACCGGGGGTTTTTCTGCCTGCCCGAAGTGGATATCAACATTCCGTTTGTCCCCGGCATGACGGCCCTGATCAAAAGCCGGCTCACACCGAATACGTTTCGCTACTCGCTCCTGACCGGCGCCCGGATAGGCGGAGTCGCAGCGAAAGAAATGGGGATTGTCGATGAGGCCGTACCGGCCGATGATGTGCTGCCACGTGCAATAGCCGCGATTGCGCCCTTGGCCAACAAAGACCGACACACCTACGCAGCGATCAAAAGAGGGATGTACGCTGATACGCTGGCTATCTTGGAAGAGGGCGTTTTACCCGAACAGAGCACGATAGCCTTGTAA
- a CDS encoding response regulator transcription factor, which produces MAGKKGILIVDEHPLFREGVKSILARNSTFEVLGEAGQALAALRLAVELKSDLVLIGISVPDHSGIELTKALKRYVPHTALLILSVNSATNYVADSFAAGAAGYVLKDCLPETLLHALDVVSQGGYFLDGPVSGDTVNRLKAHAGSHAQTDLSRYESLTRRQKQVLQLLVRGLSHKAIAQKLCISPRTVEGHRNEIMRNLDLLNTVELTRYALGAGLLEPDGDDV; this is translated from the coding sequence GTGGCTGGAAAGAAGGGAATCCTGATCGTCGATGAGCATCCTCTTTTCAGGGAGGGGGTCAAGAGCATTCTCGCACGAAATAGCACCTTCGAGGTCCTCGGCGAAGCCGGACAGGCGCTCGCGGCTTTGCGGCTTGCAGTGGAACTCAAGTCCGATCTCGTGTTGATAGGCATCTCGGTGCCGGACCATAGCGGAATCGAGCTGACGAAGGCTTTGAAAAGGTATGTTCCCCACACCGCCCTGTTGATCCTAAGCGTCAATTCCGCAACCAATTACGTCGCGGACTCTTTTGCAGCGGGTGCGGCCGGATACGTGTTGAAAGACTGCCTTCCCGAGACCCTTTTACATGCTCTTGATGTTGTGTCACAGGGGGGTTACTTTCTGGACGGCCCCGTCTCCGGCGACACTGTGAATCGTCTCAAAGCTCATGCCGGAAGTCACGCACAAACGGATCTTTCACGCTATGAATCGTTGACCCGTCGACAAAAGCAGGTGCTGCAACTCCTGGTCCGCGGTCTTTCCCATAAGGCCATTGCCCAGAAGCTGTGTATTAGTCCGAGAACCGTCGAAGGTCACCGCAACGAGATCATGAGGAACCTCGATCTTTTGAACACGGTTGAGTTGACTCGGTACGCCTTAGGAGCCGGCCTGCTCGAGCCCGATGGCGATGACGTGTGA
- a CDS encoding sulfatase-like hydrolase/transferase — protein sequence MIVGFPASSPVRAEDITRGSVTGQTAAKGYDHPGQYLHVLPVTIAENMEPVIVHAEQEKEARQKLATLEKSFGKKPNILIFIMDDVGWMDPGFNGGGEAVGNPTPNMDRLAQAGLILTSTYSTPSCTPTRATIHLGQNPLHHGLLRPPMYGEPGGLDGAVTVATVLQKLGYVTQGVGKWHMGENEGSLPQNVGYDDFYGFLGVSDMYTEWRDIYFNPEIALSPSRFAMMQKLPFNHNNVHCVKGKKDVENVYEINLSTIGNLDQDWADYSEKFIRKMVKSDRPWFLYHATRGAHFDNYPNEKYAGKSPARTVFSDAMVESDDILGRLVRALEETGQLDNTLIVFTSDNGPEGEVPPHGRSPFRGHKGSSWEGGVRVPTFAFWKGVISQRKSDGLLDLADLFNTCISIAGAPGAEVTKYLPKDRYVDGIDQTSFLIADNGLSNRRSRIYTLNQHFSAVRIDEFKLIGVLELEKAIFPRGYQGGFSGAIVAETGGPTMVNLYTDPQEDVTVGIRHIPATVVLGAEYNRYSEVLKRFPPRVKVGFTSPN from the coding sequence ATGATCGTGGGATTTCCGGCATCGAGCCCGGTCCGGGCCGAGGACATCACGCGGGGCTCAGTGACGGGCCAGACCGCGGCCAAGGGATACGACCACCCCGGACAGTACCTCCATGTTCTGCCGGTCACGATTGCGGAAAACATGGAGCCTGTCATTGTCCATGCCGAACAGGAAAAAGAAGCCAGGCAGAAGCTAGCCACCCTGGAGAAGAGTTTCGGCAAGAAGCCTAACATCCTTATCTTTATTATGGATGACGTGGGGTGGATGGACCCCGGCTTTAACGGGGGAGGCGAAGCGGTAGGCAATCCGACTCCGAACATGGATCGGTTGGCTCAGGCCGGCTTGATTCTCACCTCGACCTATTCGACACCGAGCTGCACGCCCACGCGAGCCACGATCCACTTGGGCCAGAATCCCCTGCATCATGGCCTGCTTCGCCCGCCGATGTACGGCGAGCCCGGTGGGTTGGACGGCGCGGTCACGGTGGCTACAGTCCTCCAGAAGCTGGGCTACGTCACTCAGGGCGTGGGTAAGTGGCACATGGGCGAAAACGAGGGCTCGTTACCTCAAAACGTTGGGTACGACGACTTCTACGGCTTCCTGGGCGTTTCCGACATGTACACCGAATGGCGCGACATCTACTTCAACCCGGAGATCGCGCTGAGTCCTTCTCGCTTCGCCATGATGCAGAAGCTCCCGTTCAACCACAACAACGTCCACTGCGTGAAAGGGAAGAAGGACGTTGAGAATGTGTACGAGATCAACCTCTCGACCATTGGGAACCTCGACCAGGACTGGGCGGACTATAGTGAAAAGTTCATCCGGAAGATGGTCAAGAGCGATCGACCCTGGTTCCTGTATCACGCGACGCGGGGCGCCCACTTCGACAACTACCCGAACGAAAAGTATGCGGGAAAGTCGCCGGCGAGGACAGTCTTTAGCGACGCCATGGTGGAGTCCGATGACATCCTGGGCCGACTGGTCCGGGCACTGGAGGAGACCGGCCAGTTGGACAACACCCTGATCGTGTTCACCTCGGACAACGGACCGGAGGGAGAAGTCCCGCCCCATGGCCGCTCGCCTTTCCGCGGACACAAGGGATCGAGCTGGGAAGGGGGCGTCCGAGTGCCGACGTTCGCCTTCTGGAAAGGTGTAATCTCGCAGCGGAAGTCCGACGGGCTATTGGATCTGGCGGACCTTTTCAATACCTGCATTTCGATTGCCGGCGCTCCCGGCGCGGAGGTCACCAAGTACTTACCAAAGGACCGGTACGTCGACGGCATCGACCAGACGTCGTTTCTGATCGCGGACAATGGCCTGTCCAATCGACGGAGCCGCATTTATACCCTCAACCAACACTTCTCCGCGGTCCGAATTGATGAGTTCAAGCTCATTGGCGTGCTGGAATTGGAGAAGGCTATTTTTCCAAGAGGCTACCAGGGCGGTTTTAGCGGCGCGATCGTCGCGGAGACCGGAGGGCCAACAATGGTCAACCTCTATACGGATCCTCAGGAGGATGTGACTGTGGGTATTCGCCACATCCCGGCCACAGTTGTGCTCGGCGCAGAGTATAACCGGTATTCTGAAGTCCTGAAGCGATTCCCGCCTCGCGTGAAAGTGGGGTTTACCAGCCCAAACTGA
- a CDS encoding TIGR02391 family protein encodes MSAFPMFNGNHMEALAQVLGEEVTGSTLTNIFRACGIEDTSGQSTKWRRIYHSLLERQSQDQCGNNIAAFIKAVMSPGRFINANDRFETSRSKLNAILLFDGLELNKEGEFRKVKAARTIREAEERAQVLRKKLSERKVHEEVMKYCSAELLQDNYFHAVFEAAKSLSQRIRDRTGLQSDGAALLDETFSLKKPLLAFNYLQTETERSEHTGFALLLKGCFCAIRNPLAHEPKILWKGEDDAADYLTLISLLHRKLDEAFVVPYPTK; translated from the coding sequence ATGAGCGCGTTCCCTATGTTCAACGGGAACCACATGGAAGCGCTTGCCCAAGTTCTGGGGGAAGAAGTCACGGGAAGCACGTTGACCAACATATTCCGTGCTTGTGGCATAGAGGACACCTCAGGGCAAAGCACAAAGTGGCGGCGCATTTATCACTCTCTCTTGGAAAGACAAAGTCAGGATCAATGCGGGAACAATATTGCAGCTTTCATTAAGGCGGTCATGTCTCCCGGCCGCTTCATTAATGCTAATGATCGTTTCGAGACCAGCCGGAGTAAATTGAATGCAATTCTTCTGTTCGATGGGCTGGAGTTGAATAAGGAAGGCGAGTTCCGGAAGGTTAAGGCAGCCCGAACAATCAGGGAAGCGGAAGAGCGGGCGCAGGTACTGAGGAAGAAACTATCAGAACGGAAGGTTCATGAAGAGGTGATGAAGTACTGCAGTGCTGAACTATTGCAAGACAACTACTTTCACGCAGTCTTTGAGGCGGCCAAGAGCCTCTCACAGCGGATCAGAGACCGAACGGGGTTGCAGTCTGACGGCGCGGCGTTACTGGATGAAACCTTCTCTCTGAAAAAACCATTGCTTGCTTTCAATTACCTTCAAACGGAAACAGAACGGTCAGAACACACAGGCTTTGCTCTGTTGCTCAAAGGATGTTTCTGCGCCATCAGGAATCCACTCGCGCACGAGCCAAAAATACTCTGGAAGGGTGAAGATGATGCTGCGGACTATTTGACTCTTATCTCGCTGCTTCATCGAAAACTCGATGAGGCTTTTGTTGTTCCGTACCCAACGAAATGA
- a CDS encoding DMP19 family protein: MDTAATKKKKPKGDNRIDRPVSDEDWPWEIASDLDDYIEFHEGEVVLRETMAPATPGQRAIYSCVWYEYEVCNGGHEQFFWNSTGILCDEALAGFIRLGATEYAAVLKAATSLFPNGTPSKDRKTRKEQLEKIPKEDLNRLDNSLYELKEQQGFDETLIRYVRTHPEEFFIQ, encoded by the coding sequence ATGGATACCGCCGCAACAAAGAAGAAAAAGCCCAAAGGGGATAACCGGATCGACAGACCCGTTAGCGATGAGGACTGGCCATGGGAGATCGCCTCAGACTTGGACGATTACATTGAGTTCCATGAAGGGGAGGTAGTTTTACGGGAAACGATGGCCCCGGCCACGCCTGGCCAGCGGGCCATTTATTCTTGCGTATGGTACGAATACGAGGTCTGTAATGGTGGGCATGAGCAATTCTTTTGGAACAGCACGGGTATCCTGTGCGATGAAGCGTTAGCCGGGTTCATTAGACTGGGGGCAACGGAATATGCTGCTGTGCTGAAAGCTGCTACTTCCCTATTCCCTAATGGAACTCCGTCCAAGGACAGAAAGACGCGTAAGGAACAACTGGAGAAAATCCCCAAAGAAGACCTGAACCGGCTGGACAATTCACTTTATGAACTCAAGGAGCAACAGGGCTTTGACGAGACTCTCATTCGGTATGTTAGGACACATCCTGAGGAGTTCTTCATTCAGTGA
- a CDS encoding FAD-dependent oxidoreductase: MLMHEVLIVGGGLAGLMAAYTVSGKADTAVVSKIYPTRSHSGAAQGGFNSAINEEDSIDDHVFDTVKGSDYLGDQDAIEVLCSDGPEVIFELDRMGVPWTRTDSGKVAQRSLGGAGFPRTCFAADFSGHVVLHTLYEQILKLGVKIYPEWHVLELLAEEGRVVGAVVYDMQHARLEVLRAKQVIIATGGYGRAFRKTTNAHANTGDGMAMAYRAGAILSDMEFVQFHPTTLYGTNILISEAARGEGGYLRNTSGDRFMNHYAPEKLELAPRDVVSRAIFKEIKEGRGFENHYVHLDLTHLGEAHVAERLPQVRDLAIRYAGVDPVSAPMPIEPAQHYSMGGIRTDVWCRTTVPGLMAAGEAANVSVHGANRLGGNSLLETVVFGRRAGRKALEMVREEPWHVLSNRVLDDALGRWNGLIAGKGRKASQDDNAFAIRQEMTSVMTNQVGVFRVGSELEDAVRSLGKLKERYGSLWPTGQARPFDYGLMDYLEVGYLLDLAEIIARGALARTESRGAHFRLDYPKRDDKSWLHHTFVHLTATGPEFSEGPVSITRYQPQERGY, encoded by the coding sequence TTGTTGATGCATGAGGTTTTAATTGTTGGAGGAGGCCTTGCCGGACTGATGGCCGCTTATACGGTTTCAGGCAAAGCGGACACCGCCGTTGTAAGCAAAATCTATCCCACGCGTTCGCACAGCGGGGCGGCGCAGGGCGGCTTCAATTCCGCCATCAACGAAGAAGACAGCATCGATGATCACGTGTTTGATACGGTAAAAGGGAGCGACTACCTGGGGGACCAGGATGCCATCGAAGTGCTCTGCTCGGACGGGCCGGAAGTGATTTTTGAGCTTGATCGAATGGGCGTCCCCTGGACGCGAACCGACAGCGGCAAAGTGGCTCAGCGTTCCCTGGGTGGAGCAGGCTTTCCCCGTACCTGTTTTGCCGCCGACTTCTCCGGACATGTTGTACTGCACACCCTCTACGAGCAAATCCTTAAGCTCGGGGTCAAGATATACCCGGAGTGGCACGTTTTGGAGTTGCTTGCGGAAGAGGGCCGAGTCGTGGGGGCGGTAGTCTACGATATGCAGCATGCCAGGCTTGAGGTGCTCCGAGCCAAGCAGGTGATTATAGCCACAGGAGGCTATGGCCGTGCTTTCCGGAAGACGACCAACGCCCATGCCAATACTGGTGACGGTATGGCAATGGCTTACAGAGCTGGGGCCATTCTGTCGGACATGGAGTTCGTCCAGTTTCACCCGACCACGCTTTACGGAACAAATATCCTGATCTCCGAGGCTGCGCGGGGAGAAGGCGGCTATCTTCGCAACACCAGCGGCGATAGGTTCATGAACCATTACGCTCCCGAGAAACTCGAGCTTGCTCCGCGGGACGTGGTCTCGCGGGCTATTTTCAAAGAGATCAAGGAAGGCCGCGGTTTTGAAAACCACTATGTGCACCTTGACCTGACTCATCTGGGTGAAGCGCACGTTGCGGAGCGGCTGCCTCAGGTCAGAGACCTGGCCATCCGTTACGCGGGTGTGGACCCTGTGAGCGCGCCGATGCCAATCGAACCGGCTCAACACTATAGCATGGGTGGAATACGCACGGACGTTTGGTGCCGGACGACGGTCCCGGGCCTCATGGCCGCGGGCGAAGCGGCGAATGTCAGCGTGCACGGCGCAAACAGGCTTGGCGGCAATTCGCTCTTGGAGACCGTGGTGTTCGGCAGGCGGGCCGGACGCAAGGCGCTGGAAATGGTGCGGGAAGAGCCTTGGCATGTCCTTTCCAACCGCGTGCTCGATGATGCACTGGGCCGCTGGAACGGTCTGATAGCGGGCAAGGGACGGAAGGCGTCGCAGGACGACAACGCCTTCGCCATCCGGCAGGAAATGACAAGTGTCATGACCAATCAGGTAGGGGTTTTCCGGGTCGGAAGCGAACTTGAAGATGCGGTAAGAAGCCTCGGGAAGCTCAAGGAACGATACGGCAGTCTCTGGCCCACGGGCCAAGCCCGGCCCTTCGACTATGGTCTAATGGACTACCTCGAGGTGGGTTATCTTCTGGATTTGGCCGAAATCATCGCCCGAGGCGCACTCGCGCGTACCGAGAGCCGAGGCGCACACTTCAGGCTGGACTACCCGAAGCGTGACGACAAGAGTTGGCTGCACCACACCTTTGTGCATCTGACCGCTACGGGGCCGGAGTTCAGCGAAGGCCCCGTATCCATCACCCGTTACCAACCGCAGGAAAGAGGGTACTGA